DNA from Oryzias melastigma strain HK-1 unplaced genomic scaffold, ASM292280v2 sc01914, whole genome shotgun sequence:
CATATTTGTTCCTACAATATCATTCCAACTGTTGGGCTGTCTTGCCTTTAGGCTAATCTTCCCACTTAAATTGAGGACTTTTGAGACCAGTCTCagacatttttgctcatttctcTGTTATTGCTGTTTCATCCCAAAGCTGCTGCCATGTTTGGAGGACTCAGTAAAACTCTAGACGCCAATGAGGAAATCCAGAAAATCGTTGAACAAGTAAGTAAAAATTGAGTAAATAATTTCAAAGCAAGTTTACAAGTTACatggctttttttgttcatgaaattatttattttatcacacTTGGTTTTAGGTCAAAGATGGCGTGGACAAAATGGCAGACAAATGCTTTCTGAATCTCCAGGCGATACAGTACAGGTATCAGAGTGAGAAGGGAACATTGTACTATATAAAGGTAAGGAAAATGTAATAGTTCCACCAAACTGAGATTAACCCTTTCTGTTaataaattctatttaaatatGGAAACACAAAACATATTTCTTGCTCTTCTGTTTAGGCCTATGCCCCCGTTAAGGAGGGAGACGATAACTACGTTCACCTGAAGATTTTCCAGAAACCTTCAGACAAACCAGGAAATCTTGAGCTGTTGGCCATTCAAGACAACCATAAACGCCCAGATCCAATTGAGCCTTTTTAAGGAGACCATACATCCATCAAAGCATCATTGCTTGTAACCTTTACAGTTATCCAGCTTTTCATTGTCTTAAAATATCTGCCATGTAGTTATCTGCA
Protein-coding regions in this window:
- the LOC112142047 gene encoding cystatin-A, with the translated sequence MFGGLSKTLDANEEIQKIVEQVKDGVDKMADKCFLNLQAIQYRYQSEKGTLYYIKAYAPVKEGDDNYVHLKIFQKPSDKPGNLELLAIQDNHKRPDPIEPF